TCGCGCACGGCTTCGACAGTGTCGGCGCTCGTCTGCACACCACGAATGATTTCGACCAGCGGCAACAGCGGCACCGGGTTGAAAAAGTGCATGCCGATAAAGCGCGACGAATCGGCTAACGTCGCACCGAGCGCCGTGATCGAGATCGACGATGTGTTCGATGCAATGATCGCGTCCGGGCGTGCCACCGATTCGATCTGCCGCAGGATACGAATCTTCAGTTCGGTGTTTTCCGTGGCCGCTTCGATCACGAGGTCGACGGTAGCGAGCCGCTGATAGTCAGTCGACGTTTCTATGCGCGAGAGAGCGGCATCGCGCACCGCCGCGTCCAGCTTGCCCTTCGCGACCAGCCGTTCGAGGCTGCCGGTCAACGTGGCCACGCCTTTCGCGAGTGCGGCTTCGGTGACATCGATCAGAACCGCCTTGAACCCTGCGACGGCAACGACCTGAGCGATGCCGTTGCCCATCGTGCCTGCACCGATAATCCCAACGGAGTTGATTGCCATGGCTATTCCTTTTCAGCGACGCAATGTATTGCGCTTGTTGAAGGTTCTCGAATATAGCAGCAATGC
The DNA window shown above is from Paraburkholderia sp. BL10I2N1 and carries:
- a CDS encoding 3-hydroxybutyryl-CoA dehydrogenase, whose translation is MAINSVGIIGAGTMGNGIAQVVAVAGFKAVLIDVTEAALAKGVATLTGSLERLVAKGKLDAAVRDAALSRIETSTDYQRLATVDLVIEAATENTELKIRILRQIESVARPDAIIASNTSSISITALGATLADSSRFIGMHFFNPVPLLPLVEIIRGVQTSADTVEAVREMTVKLDKSPISVKNSPGFVVNRILVPMINEAFFVLAEGVATAEEIDAGMRLGANHPIGPLALADLIGLDVCLSVLDVFLKDFGDSKYRACPLLRELVAAGHLGRKAGRGVYRYDQA